In Alteromonas sp. RKMC-009, the genomic stretch ATCCTCCCTGGAAAGTTGAAAAACGCTTATAATAAGCCACTCAATACATTCACAGGTTTACCGGAACAGTACTACCCTGGCAGAGTCACTTCGTTCCACATTTTAGCCCATGCAATCCGCCATTAAGTGAGGCGTTAAATCACACAAGGAAGTAGCATGTTTAAACAATTATGGTCTTTCATTTTAATCATTCCTATATCATGCGTGTCAGCACAAGGTGATGATACAACAGTTTCATTGCATGAAAACGCGGTAATATATCGCGGTAAGTTATCGCCATCAGCGAATCAGAAGCTGCTTTCAATACTTAAAAACGGCGAGAGTAAAATTGAATGGCTGTCGATAACGTCTGAAGGGGGCGAAATCAATCATGGTATGGATCTTGGTGATATCGTTCATGACTATGATTTGAAGATTGAGGTAAATGACTATTGTCTTTCTTCATGCGCTAACTACGTTTTTTCTGCTGCAAAACATCACAGAATATCGAATCACGCAGTAATTGGATTCCACGGCGGAACAACCGGGATGGAGAAAGAAATAACCTCGTTTATCAAGGCTCTTCCTGAGAAGGAACAGGAATCAACAAAGCAAAATTTAGAAAAGTATATGAAGTCAGCTGTGATACGCGAGCGTGAGTTCTTCGAAAAAATTGGTGTGGATCAGCAAATAACAACACTTGGACAATCTTCCGAATACAAAGCGATTGGCGGGAAAGAAGAGTTTACCGGCTGGTACTATTCGCTCGAAGGGCTTGCGAAACTTGGCGTATCCAACGTTGAAGTAGTTGATCCTCCCTGGGTTTATCAACATTTGAGTGACAAAACTAAGTTCTTCAAAGTCAGAGTAGACGGTGTCTGACAATGACGCCAAGTCTCTCCTTAACTCACAAATAGGCTGCGTCGTTCTTCAACTATTTTTAGCCTGTGTGTTTATGCCCCTAAGTGTAGTGTTCATAAAAACAGCACGATAAACAGTGATTCGATATGAATAAACAAGGAAAGTTTAATGCGAAAAATAGTGCACTTTTCAAAGAAGAAGAACTGGTTTCTTACGGAGCCAGATTTAGATTTATTAAACCAACAAATCGCAGAAATTGAAGGTGATGGCTGGAACATTATATCCGTTCAGTCTAACTGTAATTTTGCCGGCGTTGTCAGCTCTTATACACTTTTGATTGAGCATGAGGCAGAAAGTGCGATCTAAAAACGGCATTATTATTCGCAACTACAGGGAACAAAAACATCCGGGTACTTTGTGCCTCGCCTGTCACTGTCACAGGGGTATATTTGCAGCGTCGTGCGGTTTTTTTTACTCTTCAAAGGAATTCATTCAGTTGAACAGATTTAAAATTTCTACGAACTTTGAAGACCTTGATATTAATCTCGTATATTCATTTATCTCCAATTCATATTGGGCTAAAAATATTCCATTTGAGGTTTTTGAAAGGTCTCTCAAAAATTCACTCGTGTTTGGTGCTTATGGCAGTAATGATGAACAAGCAGGTTTTGCCCGTGTTATTACTGATAAAGCCACATTTGCATATTTGAGCGACGTTTTCGTGCTTGAAAACTATCGTGGGCTTGGCACCAGTAAACTGCTTATGGAAGCAATATGTCAACACGGGGACCTTCAGGGTTTACGGCGCTTTATGCTGGCAACCAGCGATGCGCATGGCTTGTACGCAAAATTTGGCTTTGAGTCAGTTGCCAATCCGGAAATTTTGATGCAGGTATGGCAACCCTCTGTCTACGAACAGACATGTAAATAACAATTTATTCAAGGATTTCGTATCGCTCGCGGGGACCATAACGCATAAGCTCTGACGTTTTCACGAGCACATGGCTGACAGGCCTGCGGTTTTTAAGCTAAAACTTAATGCTCCTATTGCCGGGGCTATGTAGTTGAAGAAACTTTATCCAGGGAGGATTTTTGGAAAAATTTATAAAGCAGGCATGCCTTATTGCCCCATTCATATTTATCATTCTGCTTTCCCCGTCGAGGGGGGATCTGGCAGGGTTAGTTCTTATTTTTATTCCTTATGTGATCGTATTCCTGCTCGTTCACTTCGTCAAAAACAAAAGCCGGACATTCCTCATCGCGAATACGGGACTGGTGTTGCTCCTCATGCTGTCCAGCATGGTGATGTTTTTTGGCGTGGGATCAGATCCACAATCAGCAGTCGGTGTTTTTATTGTCTTTGTCGCACAGGTTCTTCTAAGTGCATTGTTTGTAAGCGTTTATTTTGTCATTCGCGCTTTTAAAAATTAACGCAGTGAAAATCAAATGCATTAGCATGGGATTACGAACCCGTGATATTAAGGCAATAAGAGGAGACTTTATGACTAAGTATTATGGTTCTTGTTTGTGCGGCACCGTAAAATTCGAGGTGCAAGGGGATTTTGATTGCTTTTATTTGTGTCACTGCCAGTATTGCCAAAAAGACACGGGCTCTGCTCATGCGGCAAATCTTTTCTCAAGCTCAGCTAAATTAGTCTGGCTGTCCGGTCCGGATGTGGTCACTACCTTTACGCTGCCGGGCACTCGTCACAGCAAAAGCTTTTGTATGCGGTGTGGCTCGGCATTACCTAACACTCAGATAGCAGACTTACTTGTTGTTCCGGCAGGGTGTCTGGATACTGATATATCTATATTACCAACTGCACACATCTTCATATCCGGCAAAGCTGCGTGGAATAAGACGTTAGAAGACGTACCAAAGTTCGGTGGCCTGCCAGAGTGATACACGAACCATACGATCCCACAAACCCGCTCGCGACCCGCTATAGCGCAGCAAATCAGCTGTGCTCTGAGATATTTGTTACCTCACAAAGGAGTGTTTTTTAGTGAAATTTAAAAGAAGCGTGTTGTTACTTTTTTTGTCATGTTGTTTTCATGCTCTCGCATCAGGGACTGACGTTCAAAAACTCAACATTGAAGAAAATGGCTTTGTCGGACACTACTATGAGCCTTCAGTCAGTTCTGCCGGTTCAGCCAGACAGCCTGTTATTGTGTTGGGTGGCTCAGAAGGCGGTATTCCTTCCAGACTTGCAGACGTTATAGCCGCTGATGGGTTTCCTGTTCTGGCTGTTGCTTATTTTAAGGAAGAATCACTGCCTGATGAACTGGAAAAAATACCGTTAGAGTATTTTGAGAAAGCTAAAAAATGGCTCCTTCATAAGCATCCTGAAAACGAGAACCTGACCGTGGCCGGATGGTCGAAAGGGGCTGAATTATCGCTGTTGCTGGCTTCAAAAGATGCCACATTTAACCGTGTTATCGCGATTGCACCAAGTGCGGTAGTTTGGGCTGGTATTCTGAATAACTGGCAAAAAACACCCGGTTCAAGCTGGACCTCCGGGCAAAAGGAGCTGGATTACGTCCAATTTAATCCGACGGGGGCCGTCAGTGGTTTACTCGATCTTTATTCCCAGTCATTAGCCAACAGACAAGATGGTGGTAAAGCGTCAATCAAAGCAGAAGAAATACTAGGAAGCGTGTATTTGTTTTCCGGTGGAAAAGATGAAATCTGGCCATCTGTTTCAATGGCTAAAAGTATTTGTGAAAGGATGAGGCAAAATGAATCATCCTCGTGTACACACTTTTCTTATCCGGAACTGGATCATTTGTTGGACTATAAAATGCTGGACGCTTCTGAAGAACTGAATCGTGTGTTTTTAGATAGTGTCAGTGTTCCGCCAGATCTTGAGAAAATTAACTTATCGATACTTCTGAGACTGGACAGTACTGAAGATTTCGTACCCATTTTTGAGGATGCTGCCCTCGACATCAAGCGTGACGATTAAGAGGCTATTTTTACCGCTTGTTTTTCATTCACAAAGGGAAGGTTTATGAAATACAGAAATATATTTTTAGCACTGCAGTTCTTGCTACCCGCCGCCGGGGTGGCCGCGGCCAATTATGCGTCAGTGGAATTAACGCACATTGAACCAATAAAGACGGAGGCCACCTGGCTGAGGGATAAGCAATTTATGCCTCGTTATCCCATTGAAATGGCAATGGAAGGGCTTGCCGGCTGCGGAATATTTAAAGTCAGTGTTGATAAAAACGGTACAACTAACAGTATCACGCTTGTCAGTTCAGTACCCGAGAAAGGTATTGCCGGGCCGGCAACCGGAGTTATAAAAGAGTGGAACTGGACCCTGGCAAACGGTAAGTCGCCGGCTGGTGAAGAAAAGTTGATAAGGCTGGATTTCTGCATGGGAGGAAGCTCTCAGGACGAATCTGTTTCAAAGTGCCAGCAGCAGGCATCCATGTTGTGTGAATAACCTCCGGTTTTCATCGAATGAAGGACAAGCAATGAACGGCCCCAATCCTGACAACAAAGCGCCCATGGCGGGGTTCCCGCAAGTGGGATATTTGAAGAACTTTATTACTTCTGAAAATATTATTGTAGGCGATTATACCTACTATGATGACCCGGACGGTCCTGAGCGCTTTGAGAGTAATGTGCTTTACCATTTTCCCTTTATTGGCGATAAGCTGATTATCGGAAAATTTTGTGCCATTGCCAAAGACGTGAAATTCATTATGAACGGAGCCAATCATAAAATTTCAGGCTTCTCTACGTATCCGTTTCAAATTTTTGGAAACGGATGGGAGAGAGTGATGCCAGGCGATGGAGAGCTACCCTATAAGGGGGACACTGAAATTGGCAATGACGTATGGATTGGTTACGAGGCTTTGGTAATGCCCGGGGTAAAAATAGGTAACGGGGCAGTCATTGCCAGCAAATCCGTTGTCACTGCAGATGTGCCTGCTTACAGCGTGGTGGGGGGCAATCCTGCGAAAGTCATTAAATACCGTTTTGAGGAAAGTATTATCGAAACATTGGAGTCTGTTGCCTGGTGGAACTGGAGTGCAGAGAAAATCACCGCCAATCTGGAAGCGATAGTGGGGGCGGACATTCATGCACTCCGCACAGCCGGCGGTTTATAAAAACCATTTCCATGCAATGAACAACGCCAGGAACCCGAACAGATAAATCAGACCACCATAACTTAACAGCGTTACCAGCGGGCTGGCTTTTACGTCGTCATTTAGTGCAGCCTGTTTTACCAGTTTATGGTTTAACAGAGCAAACATCGGCGTGGTCATGAAGGCCAGTGTCATAGCAAATCCAAGCATGGCGAGCAGGGCAGATTTAAAGAACAACACAATAGCAAAACTGATTACAGCAACAGCACTCAGCACGACAATAAAGATACTTTCCGGCGTATCTTTTTGCCCTTTAAGCAGCATGGCGGCCTCTGCTACAGCCCGCGAATAGCCGTCGTATACCGTAAGGGCGGAGCCGAAAATACACAAAAATGCCACTACGGCTATTAACCAGCGGGCCCACTCACCGATAGTACCGGCATATAAATCCACCAGTTGCTTTGAAAAGCCAATACCTCCAGAGGCCAGCGTGTTGTCAGCGCCGTGTAACACCAGGGCACCCAGTGCCAGAAACACCAGCGCCAGTAACATAGTAGTAAAATAGCCCAGATTAAAATCGAACAGCGCAGACTGCGGGGTGACTGATTGCTCCTGCTTTTGTTTTTTAAGCCACAGCGATGTGATACCGGAGATCTCTATAGGGGCAGGCATCCATCCCATGGTCACTACCAGAAATCCGACTGCTGCCATTGTCCAGGGCGAAGGGGAAACAAAATCATCAGGCGCCACAGTACCATTTTGCCAGGCCATAAAGGTGGCACCCAGCGTGGCTATCACCAGTGTCACCATAATGACTTTGGAAACTTTGTCTAAGGCTGAATAATGTCCGGCAATCAATATGAACAATATGGCAGCCAGAACAATACCACTTAACACAGGAATACTGGTTGTAAAGGGTACAAAGTAGCCGAGCAGGCTGGCTGCAAACATCAGCAGAGCAGCGGCATTCACAACCGATGAAATGACATTCAGTAACAGGGCGGTGATCAGATAGCCTTTGCCCATTTGCAGGTAGCCATGTTGCAGGGTTTCACCGGTACTGATGGTATAGCTGACCCCGGCCCTGAAAAAAGGATATTTGAGTATGTTGACTGCCAGCACCAGCAGTGCTAGTTGCCAGCCGTAATTTGCACCGGCCTGTGTGGATGCAACGAGGTGGCTGCCACCTATGGCAGCGGTTGCCATCAGTACGCCGGGGCCGAGAAGCTGTGTAAGATGCCGCAAACCGGCAAGGGAAAAGGTGGAATGTGCCAACTCTGTGTTCCTGCTACAGAAGAATTAATTCAGATGAGTTGGCACAGTGTACAACAAACTGCTTTGAGATCAGAGATTAAACGTCACTGATAAGATGTGCGGGGATCTCCCATGAGCCCTGATGAATTTCACCATCCCAGGTTTGCAGTGTTACCCAAATTTTCTGGCCGGAAGTGATGCGTTCCTGAGCCAGACCGTGCACATGCTGTCCGTGTCGTGTGCCATGTAAAATACCGAGTTCATGCTGCTGTGCTTCTTCAATTGACAATGGTTTGTCACCGATATTTAAAAAGCCCTGTCTGATTTCATCAACACCACCGTCCTGAAACATCACCAGAAAATCTTTCACGTAGAGACCGTCATGCTGGTAGGGTTTGTCCTCATCATAAGGCATTGCCGTCAGCGTGAAATCACCGGCTTGGGTTTCGGGCAGACTGGCGGGAAATTCAGGATTAAATGACTGATAGATAAACACGACCGGCAATATCAGCAACAGTGCATTTAACCAGTAGCGTTTTGACGCCGTTTTTTTATTCTTTAAGCGGGCCATGTTAAGCCTCCTGTAAACGTGCAGCTGTTGCTTTCCGGCTGGCTGTTCGTGCTTTTGCCAGACGTAAATACCACATAATGAAACCCGAAACAGACATACCGGAGAGGATTAGACCGAAAACAAACCACAGCAGTTTTGTCCATATTCCGCCGATAGTCCCGAAATGCAACGGGTCAGCGATGTGCATAATGGTTTGCAGGGCATCCATATTTTGCGGGGTAATGGTTTGTGTGATCTCGCCGTTCCACGGGTTAACTGCCAGTTGGAAACTGGCACCATCGTAAAAGGGGTTATTGCCGCCCCCGTACAATTTGTAGGTGTCGCGGTTATGTTCCGGCATCATGATATAACTGGTCTGAAAATTGTCGAAGGTATTCTCTGCCTTTGTAATGGCCTGAGCCAGAGATACCGGCATTGTTGGCGTATTCTGAGAGGATACCGGAAGCGATTGTGCGTCAAGCTGCGCCGGCCAGGGATCCACTTCAATATCTGCATGCCACATGACAGACTGAATAAGATACCAAAGTCCAGTTGCGCTCATGATCACCATGAACCAGATGGACCATACTCCGGCAAGTTTGTGTAAGTCTGCGGTCAGTGTACGCGGTCCCTGATGGCTGCGAATTTTGGGGTTACGGTATGCCTGCCAGAATTTCTTGAAGACGAGTAATCCGGTTATCAACGCCCCGAGCATGACCACAGACATTAAAGAAACCAGATAGTAGCCAAGACTGTAACTGCCATGCCACGGGAAATACAGCCATCCGTGCAACGTACGCATGAAACCGATAAAGGTGACACCATCGTTTACTTCCTGGATAGCACCGCTGTAAGGATTAACATATGCAATGGCAAAGGGTTTGCCTGTAGCGGTAAACATGACTTCGTGAGCCATGTAGCTTTCCCGTACGCTGACGCCGGTAACATCTGCATCCGGAAAGGTCTTTTTGACGGTGGTGACAGACTCTGCAACAGGTTGTGCCGGTCGGTTATCAGGGTTTACTGCACGGATATTTTCGTTTGTCAGCCAGGCAAATTCATGGCTCATGACCGCCACAGTACCTGTCAGGCATACAAAACTGAATAACACCCAAACGGGGAGTGAAAACCAGCCGTGGAGTTGAAAGAGAAAGCGATTAGACACACGCGCCATGCAAAACCTGTCCGAAAGTATAATTTCATTACCGGTTGCAGATTCTAGCGAATATCGCTTTCAATAGAAATGATATTAATTCTTTTTTACATACGCCGCCACCTGCGGAATACGATAACCGGCACCAGCAGCAGAGCCAGAATTCCGGTACTGCCGCCGCCACCTGAGCTTTGACGTTCAGTCACGGCAACACTCACGGCAACACTCACGGTATTGATGCCATCACTCACGGTTACGGTGTAAGAGACTGACGATCCTGCTGCAGAATCCGGGGCCTGAGTACTGTAAACGGAACCTGCTACACCATCTATGGTAAATGAGAGTGTGTCGTTTTCCGGATCGGTAGCGGTTGCCCTGATGGTGATTGTGCTGCCAGCACTGACACTGGCAGGAGATGTAACAGATAAAACCGGGGGCTGATTCGGCGAAATGGTGACGGTGACAGATGCCACAGACTGATTGCCTGAAGGATCAGTTGCGGTTACCTGCAGTACAGCGGTTGTGTCACTTTGTACGGAAGGCGCAGAAATCGTTACTGTCGCAGTATTCGTACCGTTTAAAGTTAATGCCGGACCGGATAACTGCTCCCACGACCAGGTTACCGCATCGCCATTAGGCTCGTCAGCTTCTGCTGTTACAGACAGGCTGTTGCCTGATGACACGACTGCTGTGGCTGTTGAACCGCCGGCAATCGTGACTACCGGTGCGCCTTCGACCTGTACGTCACTGAATACGGCTGCATTCTCAGAGCCTGCGCCCGGTATATTTGTTACCACTGAGGATGCCTGCAGAGATAGCGGACCTGTAGATGCACTGTCTTCCACTGTGACCGCAAACGATAAGGTTGCAGCAGCTGATGTTTGTGCATCAGCGCCGGTGCTTTCGCTGTCTGGTTGAGTGACTTCCCAGTACACACGGTTACCGGTGACACTGCCATTATCAGATACGGAACCGGCAACCAGTGAAACCGTATCAGGCAGGGTAACGCCTACGGTGTAATCACGAGCTTCTCCGGTTGTATTGCTGATAATATTTACGTTGAAGGTCTGCTGGCCACCTTTATTCACACGGCCATCATCAGGCGCCGACATATAGACATCATTTTCTTCCCGCTCTATGACAACATGGGTTACGCCAACATTACTGTTTTCGCTGCTGCTGGTACCCAGCGCGAAAGCACCAAAGAATTTATCTCCTTCGCTGCTGTCTCCAAGATCCCATAAAATACGTAAATCAAAGGGCGAGAGGGCCGCATTAGTTTGCGGACCGGAAACGGTGAGGTTGCCTTCGTCATCAGCATCCACCAGCACATAATCCATCATATAACTGTCGGAGGAGGCTGAAGAGCCTTCCCAGTTCTGTACCACGATAAACCAGGTGCCGGCTTCAGGATTCAGCCGGTCGACGACTTCATCGGCTTCAAGAGAACTGCTTTCTTCGCGGATCTCATCATCTGAAGGGTTGCCATCGCCATCAGCGTCATAAACAAGGAACAAATCCAGGTCACTGGCGGTGGCATCATAAATTTCTGCATATAAACGTAGCGCACCTTCTTCTACGTTGATTTCTGTGATCACAGTACCGCTGGCAGAATCAAACAGTTCGTCAGGTGTCGGATCTTCACTGACTGTCTCAACCACGGTGGTTACCTGTGTTAATCCGTAAGACTCAAAGTTAAAAGACTCAATTTCTGCTGTCGTAACATCCTTAAGTAAACGGCTGTCTTCATTCCGGTGGGCTGTCAGATCAACAAATTGAGGAATACTGCCATTTGAAGCGTACACTGCAACGGGGATGTGTA encodes the following:
- a CDS encoding GNAT family N-acetyltransferase, producing the protein MNRFKISTNFEDLDINLVYSFISNSYWAKNIPFEVFERSLKNSLVFGAYGSNDEQAGFARVITDKATFAYLSDVFVLENYRGLGTSKLLMEAICQHGDLQGLRRFMLATSDAHGLYAKFGFESVANPEILMQVWQPSVYEQTCK
- a CDS encoding GFA family protein, which produces MTKYYGSCLCGTVKFEVQGDFDCFYLCHCQYCQKDTGSAHAANLFSSSAKLVWLSGPDVVTTFTLPGTRHSKSFCMRCGSALPNTQIADLLVVPAGCLDTDISILPTAHIFISGKAAWNKTLEDVPKFGGLPE
- a CDS encoding acyl-CoA thioester hydrolase/BAAT C-terminal domain-containing protein, giving the protein MKFKRSVLLLFLSCCFHALASGTDVQKLNIEENGFVGHYYEPSVSSAGSARQPVIVLGGSEGGIPSRLADVIAADGFPVLAVAYFKEESLPDELEKIPLEYFEKAKKWLLHKHPENENLTVAGWSKGAELSLLLASKDATFNRVIAIAPSAVVWAGILNNWQKTPGSSWTSGQKELDYVQFNPTGAVSGLLDLYSQSLANRQDGGKASIKAEEILGSVYLFSGGKDEIWPSVSMAKSICERMRQNESSSCTHFSYPELDHLLDYKMLDASEELNRVFLDSVSVPPDLEKINLSILLRLDSTEDFVPIFEDAALDIKRDD
- a CDS encoding energy transducer TonB, encoding MKYRNIFLALQFLLPAAGVAAANYASVELTHIEPIKTEATWLRDKQFMPRYPIEMAMEGLAGCGIFKVSVDKNGTTNSITLVSSVPEKGIAGPATGVIKEWNWTLANGKSPAGEEKLIRLDFCMGGSSQDESVSKCQQQASMLCE
- a CDS encoding Vat family streptogramin A O-acetyltransferase translates to MNGPNPDNKAPMAGFPQVGYLKNFITSENIIVGDYTYYDDPDGPERFESNVLYHFPFIGDKLIIGKFCAIAKDVKFIMNGANHKISGFSTYPFQIFGNGWERVMPGDGELPYKGDTEIGNDVWIGYEALVMPGVKIGNGAVIASKSVVTADVPAYSVVGGNPAKVIKYRFEESIIETLESVAWWNWSAEKITANLEAIVGADIHALRTAGGL
- a CDS encoding NRAMP family divalent metal transporter, which encodes MATAAIGGSHLVASTQAGANYGWQLALLVLAVNILKYPFFRAGVSYTISTGETLQHGYLQMGKGYLITALLLNVISSVVNAAALLMFAASLLGYFVPFTTSIPVLSGIVLAAILFILIAGHYSALDKVSKVIMVTLVIATLGATFMAWQNGTVAPDDFVSPSPWTMAAVGFLVVTMGWMPAPIEISGITSLWLKKQKQEQSVTPQSALFDFNLGYFTTMLLALVFLALGALVLHGADNTLASGGIGFSKQLVDLYAGTIGEWARWLIAVVAFLCIFGSALTVYDGYSRAVAEAAMLLKGQKDTPESIFIVVLSAVAVISFAIVLFFKSALLAMLGFAMTLAFMTTPMFALLNHKLVKQAALNDDVKASPLVTLLSYGGLIYLFGFLALFIAWKWFL
- a CDS encoding PepSY-associated TM helix domain-containing protein — protein: MARVSNRFLFQLHGWFSLPVWVLFSFVCLTGTVAVMSHEFAWLTNENIRAVNPDNRPAQPVAESVTTVKKTFPDADVTGVSVRESYMAHEVMFTATGKPFAIAYVNPYSGAIQEVNDGVTFIGFMRTLHGWLYFPWHGSYSLGYYLVSLMSVVMLGALITGLLVFKKFWQAYRNPKIRSHQGPRTLTADLHKLAGVWSIWFMVIMSATGLWYLIQSVMWHADIEVDPWPAQLDAQSLPVSSQNTPTMPVSLAQAITKAENTFDNFQTSYIMMPEHNRDTYKLYGGGNNPFYDGASFQLAVNPWNGEITQTITPQNMDALQTIMHIADPLHFGTIGGIWTKLLWFVFGLILSGMSVSGFIMWYLRLAKARTASRKATAARLQEA